GTAAAGCTCATTGTCACACATTTCTTATACTTTAGCAGAGTCGGGTTTAGGTAAAAACCCTTTTCATCTTGTCTCGCCTTTAccttatatattttctaaaatacctcttttttaatttataactatttttatattttaaactaattttataggattttataatatatatttggtttaattttttttaaaacaatatattatgtaatgttatttaaaatttaacgaCGAATTAGGACAAGATCAAGAAAACTATTTCAAAGACGaaagcaaaaattttaaataaaattagattcaAGCAGAGTCGGggtagtatatataaaaattggatCAGGTCAAGGTTAGGGCAAGCAAAAAGCCACCCACCCCACCCCCACACTGTTGCTAATCCTAAGGAACATTCATGAATGGCCCAAAGGAAAACTAGACTTAGCTAAGTTAATTTTGGATCTAGTTAATCTACAACCggatcaatttattatttaaaattttcaagtcatttaaATTCAAGCTAATTTTAAGTTTGGATCATATTAGTTACATGTTTTTGGTTCAAGTCATTTGGATTTAAAGCTCAAGTTTTTTTAGTAGGGTCGTTAcgagtttaaatcattttatgtattgattactttAGAATTGTGTCATTTCAACTTATTTGTTGAAGTCGATTTGAATCTAAATTgtcatcaatttaattaaattgattgaataaatttaaatcgtAAAACTTTTATGATAAAATCAGGTTGAATTATCATACTTGTAATTTACCACTCTTTTTTAGTGTCCAAACATCCATCCTTCCggaaattatataatgtattatCTACGGAAGAAGAAAATCTTTTATACCTGATTATAAGCAAGTGCCATTGAAACTGCACCACGCATAAGACCGGCCCACCAAATGGTAACctgcaaaaattaaataagtccAAAGCGAAGTAAGCATtcatcaatccatttcaaagaCCGAATAGAGATCATACAAAGTCAAATAAGTGTTTTGAAACTCATACTTGCTGTTTGAAATCAATTTTGTCACTTGTAGCTTTCTTAGTCAAGTTGGAAATGGAGGATAAAGGGAAAACAAAGGCTGCTCTCCCAACAAGAATCAAGCCTAATAGAATTGCGCTAACTCCAACTGATTTCCCAGGGCTGAGAAGAAAAAATGAGTTAAATCAACCTCACAATTCAAAAAAACCGagttttaagttcaaatttatttatatttggtacAATGTCACGATGAATCAGATAGTTAAAAGTATCATAGATGTCTTTATACTAGAAGTTAGATTGCAATTTATtccatttactaaaaaaatagataaattagtcaTTCTATGTTAGATctctgttaaaaatttatttcattaatttctacCGTTAAAAATTGACGTGACTAAAGAAATAACTAGACATAAACGCATACCTCTTGTTGACATAAAGggatcaatttttaacagtagaaattgataaaatttttaacaaaaaggctagtttgctctttaatctaatacatAGAAACTAATTtgccaatttttttaatgaaggGGATATAATGCAATTGGACTCATAAAATAAGAACATGCATGGTAATTTGCCAATCAGATATATGTCCAAATCTAGTTCGTTAACTTTACACTatcaatgcatcaaatataaatattttaaccattGACCTCACCTATCACTAACTACTCTCCATTTCTCAATGTCCAAAGCATCCATACCAACATAGAGGAAGATGAAAATCTCAGCAACAAATGATAGTGTGGCAAAAGCATGCCTGCAATAATCAATTGGTAAGTAATGAAATATCAATAGCACGACAATGTTGGCTGTAGGGTTGGCCAAAAAACCCCGAATCCAACCGGGATTGCAGTGAGAAAACCCGTTGCCATTCCGAGTTGGCTGGCTTTTCCGCAAGAAAAGGTGGGAAACTAATTCAAGTGTTAAAAGTAACCGATAGTGGATATTGAACATACTTGGTTGTCACTCTTGAACTTTCGGTAACATTATGCCATGTATAATGAGACATAACAATCCCACAAAAGAACACAGTGAGGATCGCACTTAAATAGAAAAACTGCAAGAAAGACAGTAATGCCAACATTGTGATTATTAGACTGTTTTTTGCATAATGTTAAAGAAAAAGGGGTCACCATTAGAATTATGAAAACCTTACTTCAGCCAGCATATATGAAAGGTAAGCCATGAGTATCATAAGAGCAACCTCGCGATCCGTTGAGTGCCTGTTTGTAAGAAGAGGGAAGAGATATCAAGGACATTAtcttaaaaacttaatattCAGACATACGAACACCGGACCGTATACGAACCTTCCGAAATAGAGCTTTTTAATAATGTAAGCACTAAGCAATCCAGCCTGCAGGAGATCAACAAAAATGATCATGAGGAGCAGATAGAGACCAACAATCAAGGACTGAGAAGAGAAATAGAGTTACCAAAACTCCAAGCAATGTACTCGAGATGAATAGATATAAAAAGTTCCCAACAAATTGCAAAGCAATGGTGGTGTTGATGTGAGGAAGGTCAAAGCTTTGGATTGCTTTGAAAAGAACAACAGCTGTGGCATCATTGACAACTCCCTCCCCGAAAACCAGACTATACAATAAAGGCGTATCGTCCTGATTAAGCACCTGAGCCAACAAGGAGAGGTAAATAGGTTAAAGCACAAGTGCTGGTCTTTAAGAGTTGTAAAGAGGGAATTCTAGTTCTTAAACATGCATACTTGCAAAGTGCAAACAGAGTCTGTTGCTGAAAATATTGCCCCAATGGCTGCAATTAAGAAGAGCAAGTAGAATTAACAAAAGactataatataaaaacaaaaagaaattgaattaaaatagaTATAGTGGCATGAAAATT
The window above is part of the Gossypium raimondii isolate GPD5lz chromosome 9, ASM2569854v1, whole genome shotgun sequence genome. Proteins encoded here:
- the LOC105800692 gene encoding sodium/hydrogen exchanger 1 isoform X2, with translation MNPLLPLPLFQVKKKQFFRNFMTIMLFGAVGTLISFAIISLGAIHFFKKMSIGNLKIGDYLAIGAIFSATDSVCTLQVLNQDDTPLLYSLVFGEGVVNDATAVVLFKAIQSFDLPHINTTIALQFVGNFLYLFISSTLLGVLAGLLSAYIIKKLYFGRHSTDREVALMILMAYLSYMLAEFFYLSAILTVFFCGIVMSHYTWHNVTESSRVTTKHAFATLSFVAEIFIFLYVGMDALDIEKWRVVSDSPGKSVGVSAILLGLILVGRAAFVFPLSSISNLTKKATSDKIDFKQQVTIWWAGLMRGAVSMALAYNQFTSLGHTQLRGNAMMITSTITVVLFSTVVFGLMTKPLIRILLPSPKNRMLSSEPSTPKPLTVPLLTNGHDLEAYESDRNLITRPTSLRMFLSTPSNTVHYYWRKFDNAFMRPVFGGRGFVPFVPGSPIEQNDQQWQ